Genomic DNA from Pseudomonas helmanticensis:
AGCGACGGAAATCGGTTATCAGGTGGGTACCCGCAACATCGTTGACGTGCTCGATGCGCAGCGCCAGCTGTACACCTCGGTGCGCAACTACAACAACACGCGGTATGACTACATTCTCGACAACCTGCGCTTGAAGCAGGCGGCGGGGACGTTGAATCCGGGGGATCTGGAAGATCTGCGGCGTTATCTGAAAGCCGACTACAACCCGGACAAGGATTTCCTCCCGCCGGATCTGGCCAAGGCGGCCGAAGCGCAGCTCAAGGCGCGCCCGTAAACAATCTGGAATGAATCCCCTGTGGCGAGGGGATTTATCCCCGTTCGGCTGCGCAGCAGTCGCAATACCGGTGAACAGGGTTTTCCTGAATCACCGCGGTGAATGGTTTTGGGGCTGCTTCGCAACCCAACGGGGATAAATCCCCTCGCCACAGTAATATTCCAAGCGACTATTTGATCAGCCGCGCCAAGCCATCCAGCAAGCGCTGCAATGCACCTTGATTGCGGCGCATCACTGCCAGCCCGGCGTCGGCCATGCGCTGCGCATCACGCGGCAATTCGAACAAGCGCTGCACTTCCACTGCCAACCCTTCGGCATCATCGACCTCGGCCAACGCCCCGGCTTCGCGTAATTGCGCGGCGATGTCGAGGAAGTTGAACAGGTGCGGGCCACTGAGCACCGGTTTCGCCAAGGCGGCCGGTTCCAGCAGATTGTGCCCGCCGTTCGCCACCAGGCTGCCGCCGACAAACGCGCTGTCCGCCAGGGCATAGAGAAACAGCAACTCGCCCATGGTGTCGCCGAGCAGCACTGACGTCTGCGCATCGACATCGATCCCGGTCGAACGCCGCACCGTGGCAAAACCTTCGCGCTGGCACAACTCGAACACCGAATTGAAACGCTCAGGATGACGCGGCACCAGAATCAGCAACGCATCCGGGTGATTGGCCAGCAAGCGACGGTGGGCGTCGAGCACCACTTCGTCCTCGCCTTCATGGGTACTGGCGGCGATCCACACCGGACGCTCCAGCGCCTGCCATTGGCTGCGGAGGTCGGCGGCGCGTTGCAGCAGTTGCGGGTCGATGGTCAGGTCGAACTTGATCGAACCAGTGACTTCGACCGTCTGCGCGCGAGCGCCGAGATCGCGGAAGCGCTGGGCTTCGGTTTCGGTCTGCACGGCAAACAGGCTCATCTCGGCGAGCATCGGTGCGGTCAGCTTGTTGAAGCGACCATACCCTTTAGCCGAGCGCTCGGACAAACGCCCGTTGGCCAACGCCACCGGAATCCCGCGCTTGGCGCACTGATGAATGTGGTTGGGCCACAGCTCGGTTTCCATGATCACCGCGAGTTTCGGCTGCACGCGGTCAAGAAACCGCGCCGCCGCACACGGCAAGTCATACGGCAGATAGCAATGCTGGATGCGCGGCTCGTTAGCGAACAGCGCCTGAATCCGCTCCGATCCGGTCGGCGTCATGCAAGTCACGGTGATCGGCAACTGTGGATAACGTTGCAGCAGAGCGCGGATCATCGGCGCAGCGGCGATACTTTCGCCCACCGACACCGCGTGCACCCAGATGCCGCCGGGTTGCAGCGTCGGCATGCCGTAGGAGAAACGCTCGCCTATGCGCTTGGCGTACGCCGGCGCCTTGCGCGCCCGCAGCCACAGCCGAATCGCCACCAATGGCAGCCCCAGGTAAAACAGCGCGGTGTACAGAGTTCTATTCATGGCGGCGGAGTTTATCGACTTTTCTCGCCGATCGCGCGCAAGTGCACGGCAAAACGCTCCGCCAGCCAACGTGCCGCCGGGCCTAAAGGCTCATCGCGGCGCCAGACCAGTTCGACCACCAGCGCCGGCGGCGTCCATTCGCTGTCGAGTTCGACCATCAAACCCTGATACGCCGAATACTGCACCACATGCCGCGGCAACCAGGCCCAACCCAGATCGCGCACCAGCCATTCGGCCATCACGTAGAAACTGTCGGCGCGCCACACTTGCGGGCTGGCCGGTTCGTTGCCGGGGTAAACGCTGGTTTGCGTCGACATCAACAGTTGCCGGTGTTGCGCCAATTGCTGGCAGGTGACATAGGACTGCGTCGCCAATGGATGATTGATGCCGCAGACCGTGACCATTTCCACGCTGCCGAGCACTCGGCGCTCCAGCGCTTCGGGGATTTCGTCGTGATAGAACAGCAAACCCAGGTCGGCACGCCGTTCGACCAGTTTGCGCGCGACCTCGCCTTGGGCAGCGCTGGTCAGCTGTAATTCGAGGCTGGGAAACTGCTCGGCCAGTGCACCGAAACTTTCCACCAGCGCCTGATAAGGCATCGCTTCGTCCTGGGCCACCCGCAGTTGCGCTTCCTGGCCGCGCAGCATCGCCATCGCCCGACCATTCAGGCGTTCGCATTGGCGCAAGACTTCCCGCGCCTCTTCGAGCAGCGCTTTGCCCGCTTCGGTGAGCGTTGGCTGACGACCGCTGCTACGCTCGAACAGGCTGACACCCAGATCATCTTCCAGCATCGCAACCGCGCTACTGATCGCCGACTGGGCCTTGCGTTGCTGGCGTGCCACCGCCGAAAACGAGCGTTGCTCGGCGACATCGACAAACACCCGTAGCTGATCGAGATTCCATTGCATGCTGACTTACCAACCCATCTTCGAAACAGATAGGTAATGACTTTACCCCATCTGGGGAATCTCTAGAATGCCGCCTCAGTAAGCAACGTTTCACATGAGGATTTGAACCATGAACGCCTACGCCTACCTGGCCATTGCCATCTGCGCCGAAGTCATCGCCACCGTCTCGATGAAAGCAGTCAAAGGCTTCAGCACGCCGCTGCCACTGGTGCTGGTCATCGTCGGCTACGCGATTGCGTTCTGGATGTTGACCCTGGTGGTACGCACCGTACCGGTCGGTGTGGCCTACGCGGTGTGGGCCGGGATGGGCATCGTGATGGTCAGCGTCGCGGCGCTGTTCATATACGGGCAAAAACTGGATATTCCGGCGATGCTAGGGATGGCCTTGATTGTGCTGGGCGTCGTGGTGATCCAGTTGTTCTCGAAAACCGCGGGGCACTGAAGAAAAAGATCGCAGCCTGCGGCAGCTCCTACAGGGGATCGCATTCTCTGTGTAGGAGCTGCCGCAGGCTGCGATCTTTTTTCACATCTGAAGCCGAACTCCGAGTCTGTATACTGCGCCCTCGTCTTGAACACTGAGGTCGTTGCATGCCATCCGTTATTTCCACCGACGTTCTGATTGTCGGCGCTGGTGTCGCCGGCCTCTGGTTGAACGCACGTCTGCGCCGTCAGGGTTTTTCGACCGTGCTGGTGGAAAGCGCCAGCCTCGGCGGCGGGCAGAGCGTTAAATCCCAAGGCATTATTCACGGCGGCGCCAAATACGCGCTGCACGGCGCGCTGACGGGTGCCTCGGAAGCCATTGCCGACATGCCGCGCCGTTGGCGTGAAGCGCTGGCCGGCAATGGCGAACTGGATCTGACCGGCGTGCGCCTGTTGTCCGAAGCTCATTACCTGTGGTCGCCCGGCACCCTCGCCGGCAACCTCACCAGTTTCTTCGCCAGCAAAGCCGTGCGCGGCCGCGTCGATCAGGTCAAGGGCGAGCAATTGCCACCAGCCCTGCAGGACAAGCGCTTCAAGGGCAAGGTCTACCGCCTCGCCGAACTGGTGGTCGATGTGCCGAGCCTGATCCAGCGCCTGGCCGATCTGGCGGGCGACGGTCTGCTCGCCGGGCAAACCATCGAGCCACTGTTGGAAGCGGGTGTGCTGGTCGGTTTGAAAGTCGACGGCCGCGAGATCCGCGCCCAGCGCATCGTCCTCAGCGCTGGCGCCGGCACCGCGCAATTGCTTGAAGACCTCGGTCTGACGCAACCGGCCATGCAACGCCGGCCGCTGCACATGATCATCGCCAAAGGCCCGGGCCTGAAACCGCTGTACGCGCATTGCCTGGGCGGCGGCACCAAACCGCGCATCACCGTGACCACGCATCCGGCGGCTGATGGCCAGTGGGTCTGGTACATGGGTGGTGACATCGCCGAAAGCGAAGGCGTGCACCGCGAGCCGGCCGAACAGATCGCCACCGCGCAAAAGGAAATCGCTCAGTTGCTGCCATGGATCGACCTCAGCACCACGCAATGGGCGACCTTGCGCGTTGACCGTGCCGAACCGCTGCAAACCGGGCTGACACGCCCCGACAACGCCTTCCTCGCCGAACAGGGTCGTCTGCTGGTCGGCTGGCCAACCAAGCTGGCACTGGCGCCGGACTTTGCCGACCGGGTGATCGCCTCGCTGGAGCGCGACGCTATCCAGCCGCAAGCCAGCGAACCATTGCCAGCCCTGCCGAAACCACCGATGGGCGTTCCAGCCTGGGAGCAACTGCTGCCATGAGCATCGCCAACCTGCATGATCTGCATCGCCCACTGGGCAGCACCGGCCTGATGGTTTCGCCTCTGGGCCTGGGCACGGTCAAACTCGGCCGCGACCAAGGGGTGAAATACCCCAACGGTTTCCAGATTCCCGGCGACGATGAGGCGCGCATGCTTCTGCGCCAGGCACGCGAACTGGGCATCAACCTGATCGACACCGCCCCGGCCTATGGCCGCAGCGAAGAACGCCTCGGCCCGCTGTTGCGTGGCCAGCGTCAGGACTGGGTGATCGTCAGCAAGGTTGGCGAAGAGTTTGCCGATGGCTTGTCGCACCATGACTTCAGCGCGACACACACGCGAATGTCGGTCGAGCGCAGCCTGCAACGTCTTGAAACCGATTTTATCGATCTGGTGCTGGTGCATTCCGACGGCAACGACATGGCGATCCTTGAGCACGAAGAAGTTTACGCGACACTCGCGGCGCTCAAGGCCGAGGGCAAGATTCGTGGTTTCGGTTTCTCCGGCAAAACCGTCGAAGGTGGCTTGAAAGCATTGGAGCAAGGCGACTGCGCAATGGTCACCTACAATCTGAACGAACAAAACGAGAAGGCTGTCATTGACTATGCTGCTGCCCACGGCAAAGCCATTCTGGTGAAAAAAGCCTTGGCCAGTGGTCATGTCTGCCTGAGCCCCGGCGTCGATCCGGTGCGTGCCAGTTTCGAATTGCTGTTCGCGCAGCCTGGTGTGGCCAGTGCTATTGTCGGCACGATCAATCCGCTGCACCTCGCCCACAACGTAGCGACCGTTGCCCAGGTCCTTCGTGGTCACTGACGCCGCTTCGCGGCCTTAAGCAGGAGCCGATATGCCGCGCACGCTCATCAGAAAGAACCCGAGCAACTTCAAGACCCTGCCGCTGTTCGTCGAAGCCACGCCCGAAGGCCTTACCTATCAGAGCGTCGGCATGCCGCTGAATTTCGCCCAGACCTTGCAGCGACGCAAACCGGTGAGCGTCGCCGATGCCGAGCGTTTCTCGCTGGAACTGGCCAACCTTGGGGTGTCGGTGCGCCTGACCCTGCATTGGCAGAATCGCGATTACTGGGTGCTGGTGCGCCAGCGCCGGCAAGATCGCGGTGACGTGGTGCTCAAGCTTATTTCCGGGTACGTGCCAGCCCACGAGCTGAATATTCCGCTGCACACCGCCATTCAGGAGATTGCTGAAGAGTGCCTGCTGGAAACCCCGGAAGGCTGGCTCGGCGGGCGTTTCAATGACACCTGGCTGCCGGCGCCTTATGCGACGGCCCTGCATTATCGCGAAGCCCTGCCCTTTCGCCTGACGCCACTCTCCGGCTCGGCGCGGCCGGTGCGCTGCGCCAACCTGCAATTGCAGGAACGACCACGGGCCTATGTGCATTTGCCCACCGCCTCGCTGCAATTGATCTACGACCTGCGACTGGAAGTGCCCAAGGAAGCCAAGTCCCTGAGCCTGTTTCATGTCGATGAGCGACTGGAAGGCGATCAACTGGTGGCGCGGCTGGATCGCAAACGTCCGGATCTGTACTTGATGCCGCTGCTGGATGGCGAGCCGCTGGCCGAACTCTACACCCTGAAAAAAGGCCAGCTGTACCCGGCGGGTACCCGTGGACTTTATCTGGCTGAGAGTTTTGCCAAACAGGATGGCTGGCTGGTGCGTGAAGAGCGGATTCGCTGGAAGGACTGGTTGCGTCAGCAGGGTTTGACGCCGCCGGAGAAGGCTACTGGCCTGGCGCGGTTGCGCGGCAGGGCCAAACAGTTGCTGAAGAAGATCGTGCCGCGCAAGAAAGTGAATTCCTGAAAAGCAAAAGATCACAGCCTGCGGCAGCTCCTACAGGGAAATATTGTAGGAGCTGCCGCAGGCTGTGATCTTTTGATCTTATTGGCCGCGGATTTTTTCGACGATCGCCGTGGTCGAGCTGTTTTCCACCAGCCCCAGCACTTTCACCGTGCCGCCGTAAGCGGCGACGATATCGGCGCCGACCACTTGGTCGATGCCGTAATCCCCACCTTTGACCAGCACGTCCGGCTTGACCTCGCGCAGGAGGTTTTCCGGGGTGCCTTCAGGGAAGCTGATCACCCAGTCCACCGCACCGAGTCCGGCGAGCACCGCCATGCGTCGGTCGACACTGTTGATCGGACGACCCGGTCCTTTCAGACGGCTGACGGAAGCGTCATCGTTGACCGCCACGATCAGACGGTCGCCTTGCGCACGCGCCTGTTCCAGATAGGTGACATGGCCGGCATGGAGGATATCGAAGCAGCCATTGGTGAAGACGATCCGCTCGTTGTGCGCGCGGGCATCGTCAACCGCCAACAGCAATTGCTCCAGACCCAGCACGCCGCGTTCGGAACCTTCTTCGCGCTGAATCGCGCGACGCAGTTCCGGCGCGCTGATCGCAGCTGTACCCAGCTTGCCGACGACGATGCCCGCCGCCAGGTTGGCCAGGGCTACCGCGTGCGGCAGTTCTTCACCGGCCGCAATCGCTGCCGCCAATGTAGAAATCACCGTGTCGCCGGCACCGGTCACGTCGAACACTTCGCGGGCGCGGGCCGGCAAGTGCAACGCCGGATGATCCGGGCGCAACAGGGTCATGCCGTGCTCGCCACGGGTCACCAGCAACGCACCGAGTTCGAGGTCGTGCATCAGGGTCGCGCCCTTGCTCACCAACTCGTGCTCGTCGGCGCAACCGCCAACGATGGTTTCGAACTCGCTGAGGTTCGGCGTGATCAGGCTCGCGCCACGATAGATCGAGAAATCCTTGCCCTTGGGATCGGCCAGCACCGGAATGCCCTTGGCGCGAGCAGCCTGGATCAAGGCCTGATGGTTTTTCAGCGCGCCTTTGCCGTAGTCCGAAAGCACCAGCACCTTGATGCCTTCGAGCAGGTCATCGACCTGCGAGGCCAAGGCCAGGGCATCGGTGGCGAACGGTTCTTCAAAGTCGATACGCAGCAATTGCTGGTGCCGGCTCATGACCCGCAATTTGACGATGGTCGGCTGATGCGCGATGCGCTGGAACAGCGCACGCACGCCCGCGCCCTTGAGACTGTTGCTCAGGCTGTCGGCGGCTTCGTCATCACCGGTCACACCGACCAGCGACGCCGGCGCACCCAGCGCGGCAATGTTCAAGGCAACGTTGGCAGCGCCGCCTGGGCGGTCTTCGATTTGCTCGACTTTTACGACCGGAACCGGCGCCTCAGGGGAAATCCGTGAGGTACCACCATGCCAGTAACGGTCGAGCATGACATCGCCGACCACCAAGACAGGGGCTTGATCGAATCGCGGCATGGACAACTTCATGGAGCAACCCACATACAAAATGAACAGGGGCGCGATATTAACACAGGGTTGGCGAAGGCTTGTGCGCGGGCTGCAACAGGATGAAACAGCTGGCTTTTTTGCTCATTTTTTGAGCAGCAACGCTGCCAACTGCTGACAGGCTTCGGGCAGTTCAAGGGCCTCGGTGTCGATTCGGCATTCCGCACTCAGCGGAGCCTCATAAGGACTGTCGACGCCGGTGAAGTTGTTGATCCGGCCCTCGCGAACCGCTTGATACAACCCTTTCGGATCGCGCCGCGCACAGACCTGCAACGAGGTACTGACGTGCACCTCGATAAAATCCTCCGGTGCAAAAAGTCGGCGTGCGGCGTCGCGCTCGGCGCGAAACGGCGAGATGGCCGCGACGATCACGATCAACCCGGCATCGACCATCAGCCGCGCCACTTCCGCCATACGCCGAATGTTCTCGCGGCGACAGCTATCGCCCATGCCCAGATCGCGACACAGGCCACTGCGCACATTGTCGCCATCGAGTAAAAACGTGTGCAGGCCATACTGATGCAGATACAGCTCCAGCGCATTGGCCAGTGTCGACTTGCCTGCACCGGAAAACCCGGTCAGCCACAGGCAGCGCGGACGCTGCCCCTTGATCATGGCGCGGGCCTGATGCGACAACGCCAAGCCATAAGGGCGAATGGCCGGCGCTGGCGACGGCAGCGACAGGGATTCATTCATAACCGAGCAACTCATAATCGCGCTGATAAGCCCGTTTCACCAAGCGCCGGGTGCGCGCGGTGCAAAACTCGCGTGCGGGCATTGGCTGACGTTGCCGAGAGCTGTTGACGTGGGGCAACTGACTGGCCAATCCCAACTGCTCGCAGACCAACTGAAAGTCGCGCTGCAGATGTTCTTGATAGCCGATGAAATCCAGCGCCAGATGGCCTAGCGAGTCAGTGAGAAAATCGGTTTGCGCAGCGAAGTGCAATTGCCGAGAGATGTTGTGTGGATGTACCCAGCGCAAAACAAAATCGTCGAAATCCCGGTACTGCCTGACCAGTTGCTGCGCCGCCTGATCGCGGCCACTCAGTTCATTACCGCGCAGAAACGCGAAGGCCGAGTACGCGCGCTCCAGCGGATCCCGCACGAAAGCGAACTTCCAGGCCGTGGCGAATTGTTGCGGAAACTGTTCCTGATACCAGTACAAGGGCAGATGCCCCGGACGCCAGCCGTCGAACATCGCCTCGCAGACACTGCTGCCAGCGCACTTGGGCACATGAATGAACAGACACCCGTGCTGCTGGAAAGCCTTTGGAAACACCACACAGGCCGACAACGACTTGTTCACGACCTGCCGGTCAACCACCGACAAGCGCCCAAGCAGAAAGGCTCGCTGCGGCTTGGGCAGCAGTTTCCACAGATAGCGTTGCAACATGAGAGTACCCGCGCGACGGGGATAGCCCCTTCGATAGATGTAAGAGTTCGTTGAAGAACCTTAACAAGCGCGGTGCCCGGTTTTATGCCGGTTTGGTCAAGAAGGGTAAAGGTCTGGATACAAACAACGGCCCACAACTGCAATGCACTTTCCCTGTAGGAGCTGCCGAAGGCTGCGATCTTTTGACCCTGCTTCTAGAAAAACAGATCAAAAGATCGCAGCCTGCGGCAGCTCCTACAGGGCCGCGTGGGCATTCTCAGGCGATGTCTTCAGCCGGGGCATCGAGGCCCATGGCGTTGAGGCGTGCGTAGTAGCCGTTCTGCGCCAGCAATTGATCATGCGTGCCGCGCTCGACGATACGGCCCTGATCCATGACCAGGATCAGATCGGCTTTCTCGATGGTCGACAGACGGTGAGCAATCACCAGCGTGGTACGGCCCTTCATCACTTGATCCAGAGCGGCCTGAATGTGCCGCTCGGATTCGGTGTCGAGTGCCGAAGTGGCCTCGTCGAGAATCAGCAGCGGAGCGTTCTTCAGCAAGGCGCGGGCAATCGCCAGGCGCTGGCGCTGGCCGCCGGAGAGCAGCACGCCGTTTTCGCCGACCTGCGTATCGAGGCCTTCGGGCAATTGCGCGATGAAGTCCATCGCGTAGGCGTCACGCGCGGCTTTTTCGATGTCTTCACGCGGCGCGCCAGCCAGATCGCCATACGCGATGTTGTTGGCCACGGTGTCGCTGAACAGGGTCACGTGCTGGGTCACCTGTGCGATATGACGACGCAGGTTCAGCAGCTTGTAGTTTTCGACTTCGACACCGTCGATAAGGATTTCGCCCTTGTCGTGGTGATAGAAACGCGGAATCAGATTGGCCAGCGTCGACTTGCCACTGCCGGAACGGCCGACCAGCGCGACCATCTGCCCCGGCTCGACGCTAAAGCTAATGTTGTCGAGCACCTGGCGCTCGGTGTCCGGATACGTGAAGCTGAGATTGCGCACATCCAGACGACCGGTGACCGCATCGCGTTCGACCGTGCCGGCGTCTACTTCAGGCGTCACGTCCAACTGTTCGAAGATGCTTTCCGCACCGGCCACGCCCTTCTGGATCGTCGAGCTGACTTCGGACAATTGACGAATCGGTTTCGGCAGCAGGCCGGC
This window encodes:
- the waaA gene encoding lipid IV(A) 3-deoxy-D-manno-octulosonic acid transferase, which gives rise to MNRTLYTALFYLGLPLVAIRLWLRARKAPAYAKRIGERFSYGMPTLQPGGIWVHAVSVGESIAAAPMIRALLQRYPQLPITVTCMTPTGSERIQALFANEPRIQHCYLPYDLPCAAARFLDRVQPKLAVIMETELWPNHIHQCAKRGIPVALANGRLSERSAKGYGRFNKLTAPMLAEMSLFAVQTETEAQRFRDLGARAQTVEVTGSIKFDLTIDPQLLQRAADLRSQWQALERPVWIAASTHEGEDEVVLDAHRRLLANHPDALLILVPRHPERFNSVFELCQREGFATVRRSTGIDVDAQTSVLLGDTMGELLFLYALADSAFVGGSLVANGGHNLLEPAALAKPVLSGPHLFNFLDIAAQLREAGALAEVDDAEGLAVEVQRLFELPRDAQRMADAGLAVMRRNQGALQRLLDGLARLIK
- a CDS encoding LysR family transcriptional regulator encodes the protein MQWNLDQLRVFVDVAEQRSFSAVARQQRKAQSAISSAVAMLEDDLGVSLFERSSGRQPTLTEAGKALLEEAREVLRQCERLNGRAMAMLRGQEAQLRVAQDEAMPYQALVESFGALAEQFPSLELQLTSAAQGEVARKLVERRADLGLLFYHDEIPEALERRVLGSVEMVTVCGINHPLATQSYVTCQQLAQHRQLLMSTQTSVYPGNEPASPQVWRADSFYVMAEWLVRDLGWAWLPRHVVQYSAYQGLMVELDSEWTPPALVVELVWRRDEPLGPAARWLAERFAVHLRAIGEKSR
- a CDS encoding DMT family transporter; amino-acid sequence: MNAYAYLAIAICAEVIATVSMKAVKGFSTPLPLVLVIVGYAIAFWMLTLVVRTVPVGVAYAVWAGMGIVMVSVAALFIYGQKLDIPAMLGMALIVLGVVVIQLFSKTAGH
- a CDS encoding NAD(P)/FAD-dependent oxidoreductase; the protein is MPSVISTDVLIVGAGVAGLWLNARLRRQGFSTVLVESASLGGGQSVKSQGIIHGGAKYALHGALTGASEAIADMPRRWREALAGNGELDLTGVRLLSEAHYLWSPGTLAGNLTSFFASKAVRGRVDQVKGEQLPPALQDKRFKGKVYRLAELVVDVPSLIQRLADLAGDGLLAGQTIEPLLEAGVLVGLKVDGREIRAQRIVLSAGAGTAQLLEDLGLTQPAMQRRPLHMIIAKGPGLKPLYAHCLGGGTKPRITVTTHPAADGQWVWYMGGDIAESEGVHREPAEQIATAQKEIAQLLPWIDLSTTQWATLRVDRAEPLQTGLTRPDNAFLAEQGRLLVGWPTKLALAPDFADRVIASLERDAIQPQASEPLPALPKPPMGVPAWEQLLP
- a CDS encoding aldo/keto reductase, with product MSIANLHDLHRPLGSTGLMVSPLGLGTVKLGRDQGVKYPNGFQIPGDDEARMLLRQARELGINLIDTAPAYGRSEERLGPLLRGQRQDWVIVSKVGEEFADGLSHHDFSATHTRMSVERSLQRLETDFIDLVLVHSDGNDMAILEHEEVYATLAALKAEGKIRGFGFSGKTVEGGLKALEQGDCAMVTYNLNEQNEKAVIDYAAAHGKAILVKKALASGHVCLSPGVDPVRASFELLFAQPGVASAIVGTINPLHLAHNVATVAQVLRGH
- a CDS encoding metal ABC transporter ATPase translates to MPRTLIRKNPSNFKTLPLFVEATPEGLTYQSVGMPLNFAQTLQRRKPVSVADAERFSLELANLGVSVRLTLHWQNRDYWVLVRQRRQDRGDVVLKLISGYVPAHELNIPLHTAIQEIAEECLLETPEGWLGGRFNDTWLPAPYATALHYREALPFRLTPLSGSARPVRCANLQLQERPRAYVHLPTASLQLIYDLRLEVPKEAKSLSLFHVDERLEGDQLVARLDRKRPDLYLMPLLDGEPLAELYTLKKGQLYPAGTRGLYLAESFAKQDGWLVREERIRWKDWLRQQGLTPPEKATGLARLRGRAKQLLKKIVPRKKVNS
- the hldE gene encoding bifunctional D-glycero-beta-D-manno-heptose-7-phosphate kinase/D-glycero-beta-D-manno-heptose 1-phosphate adenylyltransferase HldE: MKLSMPRFDQAPVLVVGDVMLDRYWHGGTSRISPEAPVPVVKVEQIEDRPGGAANVALNIAALGAPASLVGVTGDDEAADSLSNSLKGAGVRALFQRIAHQPTIVKLRVMSRHQQLLRIDFEEPFATDALALASQVDDLLEGIKVLVLSDYGKGALKNHQALIQAARAKGIPVLADPKGKDFSIYRGASLITPNLSEFETIVGGCADEHELVSKGATLMHDLELGALLVTRGEHGMTLLRPDHPALHLPARAREVFDVTGAGDTVISTLAAAIAAGEELPHAVALANLAAGIVVGKLGTAAISAPELRRAIQREEGSERGVLGLEQLLLAVDDARAHNERIVFTNGCFDILHAGHVTYLEQARAQGDRLIVAVNDDASVSRLKGPGRPINSVDRRMAVLAGLGAVDWVISFPEGTPENLLREVKPDVLVKGGDYGIDQVVGADIVAAYGGTVKVLGLVENSSTTAIVEKIRGQ
- the cysC gene encoding adenylyl-sulfate kinase, producing MNESLSLPSPAPAIRPYGLALSHQARAMIKGQRPRCLWLTGFSGAGKSTLANALELYLHQYGLHTFLLDGDNVRSGLCRDLGMGDSCRRENIRRMAEVARLMVDAGLIVIVAAISPFRAERDAARRLFAPEDFIEVHVSTSLQVCARRDPKGLYQAVREGRINNFTGVDSPYEAPLSAECRIDTEALELPEACQQLAALLLKK
- a CDS encoding sulfotransferase family 2 domain-containing protein, producing MLQRYLWKLLPKPQRAFLLGRLSVVDRQVVNKSLSACVVFPKAFQQHGCLFIHVPKCAGSSVCEAMFDGWRPGHLPLYWYQEQFPQQFATAWKFAFVRDPLERAYSAFAFLRGNELSGRDQAAQQLVRQYRDFDDFVLRWVHPHNISRQLHFAAQTDFLTDSLGHLALDFIGYQEHLQRDFQLVCEQLGLASQLPHVNSSRQRQPMPAREFCTARTRRLVKRAYQRDYELLGYE